CGGTTCATCGGGTGGTTCGGCTGCAGCCATGGCCGCACGCCTGTGTGCCGGCACGACCGGCACCGACACGGGTGGCTCGATCCGGCAGCCGGCGGCGCTGACCAACCTGACCGGCTTCAAGCCGACCTATGGCCGCGTGTCCCGCTACGGCATGATCGCGTTCGCATCCAGCCTTGACCAGGCCGGCACGCTGACCATCAGCGCTGAAGACGCTGCCCTTATGATGAATGCCATGGCCGGTTTCGACGAGCGGGATTCCACCAGCGTCGATACCGACGTGCCGGACTACACCGCCGATCTCGACAAGGACCTGAAGGGCCTGAAGATCGGCGTGCCTAAGGAATTCTTCGACGACGGCCTTGAAGATGCCGTGAAGCAGAAGGTCGAGGAAGCGCTGGAGGTTTACAAGAAACTGGGCGCCGAGGTGAAGGAAGTCTCGCTGCCGAACCTCGGGCTTTCCGTGCCGACCTATTACGTGGTCGCGCCGGCCGAGTGTTCCTCCAACCTGTCGCGCTTCGATGGCGTGCGCTTCGGCCATCGCGCCGAAAATCCGAAGAACCTCGAAGACCTCTACAAGCGTTCGCGAGGCGAGGGCTTCGGTGCCGAGGTGAAGCGTCGTGTCATGACCGGTACCCACGTGCTGTCGGTCGGCTACTACGATGCCTACTACCTGAAGGCGCAGAAGACCCGCCAGCTGATCGCTGCGGATTTCGAGCGTGCTTTCGAAGAAGTGGACGTGCTGATGGGGCCGACCACGCCGACTGCCGCGTTCGGTATCGGTGAAAAGGCCGACGATCCGATCACCATGTACCTGAACGACATCTACACCATCGGTGTGAACCTGGCGGGCCTGCCCGGCATGTCCATCCCGATGGGCTTCGTGAACGATCTGCCGGTCGGCCTGCAATTGATCGGCAAGCTGTTCGACGAGTCGCGCCTGTTCAACGTGGCGCACCGCTACCAGCAGGAAACCGACTGGCACCTGAAAGTGCCGGAAGCGTTTGCCTGATCGCCACCGAATCGAGGAATAGAGCAATGTCTACTGAATGGGAAGTCGTGATTGGCCTGGAGATCCATACCCAGCTCGCGACCAAGTCGAAAATCTTCTCCAGCTCCGCCACGGAATACGGCGCCATGCCGAAT
The Gammaproteobacteria bacterium DNA segment above includes these coding regions:
- the gatA gene encoding Asp-tRNA(Asn)/Glu-tRNA(Gln) amidotransferase subunit GatA; protein product: MFDKTLAEMSRALEAGETTSVALTTLFLERIEKHQPELNAFITVTKDEALAQARAADEARKAGKAGPLTGIPIAHKDIFCTAGVKTTCGSKMLDNFISPYDATVVERMKAAGVVMLGKTNMDEFAMGSSNETSYFGPVKNPWDLSKVPGGSSGGSAAAMAARLCAGTTGTDTGGSIRQPAALTNLTGFKPTYGRVSRYGMIAFASSLDQAGTLTISAEDAALMMNAMAGFDERDSTSVDTDVPDYTADLDKDLKGLKIGVPKEFFDDGLEDAVKQKVEEALEVYKKLGAEVKEVSLPNLGLSVPTYYVVAPAECSSNLSRFDGVRFGHRAENPKNLEDLYKRSRGEGFGAEVKRRVMTGTHVLSVGYYDAYYLKAQKTRQLIAADFERAFEEVDVLMGPTTPTAAFGIGEKADDPITMYLNDIYTIGVNLAGLPGMSIPMGFVNDLPVGLQLIGKLFDESRLFNVAHRYQQETDWHLKVPEAFA